A stretch of the Desulforegula conservatrix Mb1Pa genome encodes the following:
- a CDS encoding nucleotidyltransferase family protein, which yields MLEDAKNSFVTLVNTLVTHSGHIAVSKVEGRVKNKEECIKKFNQKYRTELEAISQAYSIKDHISDLIGLRIVCL from the coding sequence TTGCTTGAAGATGCCAAGAATTCATTTGTCACCCTCGTGAATACGCTCGTTACCCACTCAGGACACATAGCAGTTTCAAAGGTTGAGGGCAGGGTAAAAAACAAGGAAGAGTGCATCAAGAAATTTAATCAAAAATACAGAACCGAGCTGGAGGCCATTTCCCAAGCATATTCTATCAAGGATCATATCTCAGACTTAATCGGCCTGAGGATTGTTTGTCTGTAA